In the Paenibacillus sp. FSL H7-0357 genome, one interval contains:
- the gyrA gene encoding DNA gyrase subunit A codes for MAEQNNPQIKDRDIGEEMRESFMDYAMSIIVSRALPDVRDGLKPVHRRILFAMSELGMSPDKPHKKSARIVGEVIGKYHPHGDSAVYETMVRMAQDFSMRYMLVDGHGNFGSIDGDMAAAMRYTEARLSKIAGEMLRDLNKETVDFAPNYDGEENEPVVLPARYPNLLVNGVSGIAVGMATNIPPHNLGEVIDGVQAMIKNPEITPMELMEYIQGPDFPTAGYILGREGIRQAYRTGRGSVTMRAKATIEENNGKARIIVHELPYQVNKARLVEKIAELVREKRIEGITDLRDESDRNGMRVVIEMRRDVNPSVVLNNLYKHTAMQSTFGINMLAIVGNEPKILNLRDVLYHYLQHQIEVIRRRTIFDLKKAEARAHILEGLRVALDHLDEVIALIRASRTTDIAREGLMETFSLSIEQAQAILDMRMQRLTGLEREKIENEYNELLVKIAEYKEILANEHLVLDIISNELQEIRDKFSDDRRTEITVGEESILDEDLIPREEVVITITHTGYIKRLPVSTYRSQKRGGRGVIGMDTKDEDFVEHLFVSNSHNYLMFFTDKGKVYRIKAYEIPELGRTARGTPIINLIQIEQGEKISAVIQVEEADSDKYLFFATREGIVKKTPLEDYNNIRKGGLIAINLREEDSLIEVKLTDGEQNLIIGTARGMSITFSENDVRSMGRSATGVKGINLDDNDHVIGMDCVDKELEVLIVTTKGYGKRTPASDYRSQTRGGKGIKTINLTDKNGPVVGLKVVKKDEDLMIITTSGTLIRTSMDGISTMGRYAQGVKLINIREDDAVATLCRADKNEEDELSELEDGEEGQVTAIDETAETTEAAEPEMDAGNDEDILE; via the coding sequence ATGGCTGAACAAAATAACCCGCAAATCAAAGATCGGGACATTGGTGAGGAAATGCGCGAATCCTTTATGGATTACGCAATGAGCATCATTGTAAGCCGGGCTTTGCCAGATGTGCGGGACGGACTCAAGCCTGTTCACCGACGCATTTTGTTTGCGATGTCGGAACTTGGAATGTCTCCGGATAAACCTCACAAGAAGTCAGCGAGAATCGTCGGTGAGGTTATCGGTAAGTATCATCCTCACGGGGACTCCGCTGTTTATGAGACGATGGTACGGATGGCGCAGGATTTCTCCATGCGCTACATGCTCGTAGACGGTCATGGGAACTTCGGTTCCATTGACGGAGATATGGCGGCAGCAATGCGGTATACCGAGGCACGCCTGTCCAAAATCGCCGGAGAGATGCTTCGCGATCTCAACAAGGAAACAGTTGATTTCGCACCTAACTATGATGGTGAAGAGAATGAACCTGTAGTTTTGCCTGCGCGTTATCCTAACCTGCTCGTTAACGGGGTATCCGGGATCGCTGTAGGGATGGCTACCAACATTCCTCCGCATAATCTGGGTGAAGTCATTGATGGCGTACAGGCGATGATCAAGAATCCAGAGATCACACCTATGGAGCTTATGGAATATATTCAAGGGCCGGATTTCCCTACAGCGGGCTATATTTTGGGCCGTGAAGGTATTCGCCAAGCTTACCGCACAGGACGCGGATCGGTTACGATGCGTGCTAAAGCAACTATTGAGGAGAACAATGGTAAAGCGCGGATCATTGTGCATGAACTGCCTTATCAGGTCAACAAAGCGAGATTGGTTGAAAAGATTGCAGAATTGGTACGTGAGAAACGGATCGAGGGAATAACCGATCTTCGTGATGAGTCCGACCGTAACGGTATGCGCGTTGTAATTGAGATGCGGCGTGATGTCAATCCAAGTGTCGTACTCAATAACTTGTACAAACATACTGCCATGCAATCTACATTCGGTATCAATATGCTGGCTATTGTAGGCAACGAGCCGAAGATCCTGAATCTTCGCGACGTGCTGTATCACTACTTACAGCATCAAATCGAAGTTATCCGCCGGCGGACGATCTTTGATCTGAAGAAGGCTGAGGCACGGGCGCATATTCTGGAAGGTCTGCGTGTTGCACTGGATCATCTGGATGAGGTTATTGCGCTGATCAGGGCTTCTCGTACGACGGATATCGCCCGTGAAGGCTTGATGGAAACATTCAGCCTCAGTATTGAGCAGGCTCAAGCAATTCTCGATATGCGGATGCAGCGCCTGACCGGATTGGAACGGGAAAAAATTGAGAACGAGTATAATGAATTGCTAGTCAAGATTGCCGAGTATAAGGAAATTCTGGCCAATGAGCATCTCGTGCTGGATATCATCAGCAACGAGCTTCAGGAAATCCGTGATAAATTTTCGGATGACCGCCGCACTGAAATCACAGTCGGCGAAGAAAGCATTCTTGACGAGGATCTGATCCCGCGTGAAGAGGTTGTCATTACGATTACGCATACCGGTTATATCAAACGTCTGCCGGTGAGCACGTATCGCAGCCAGAAGCGTGGAGGCCGCGGTGTGATCGGGATGGATACCAAGGATGAGGATTTCGTGGAGCATCTCTTCGTGAGTAATTCCCATAATTACCTCATGTTCTTTACCGATAAGGGCAAAGTTTACCGGATCAAGGCGTATGAGATTCCTGAGCTCGGACGTACTGCACGGGGGACGCCGATTATCAACCTGATTCAAATTGAACAGGGTGAGAAGATCAGTGCAGTTATCCAGGTAGAGGAAGCGGATAGCGACAAATACCTGTTCTTTGCTACCCGCGAAGGGATCGTGAAGAAAACGCCGCTTGAAGATTATAACAACATCCGCAAAGGCGGATTGATTGCCATTAATCTTCGTGAGGAAGACTCCTTGATCGAAGTTAAGCTGACAGACGGAGAGCAGAATCTGATTATCGGTACTGCCCGCGGCATGTCGATTACCTTCTCCGAGAACGATGTACGTTCTATGGGCCGCAGTGCAACAGGGGTCAAAGGGATTAACTTGGACGACAATGACCATGTGATCGGAATGGACTGCGTGGACAAGGAGCTTGAGGTGTTGATCGTAACGACTAAGGGTTACGGCAAGCGTACACCTGCCAGCGACTATCGTTCACAAACCCGTGGCGGTAAGGGGATCAAGACCATTAATCTTACGGATAAGAATGGACCGGTTGTTGGCTTGAAGGTTGTTAAGAAAGACGAAGACCTGATGATCATTACAACGAGCGGGACCTTGATTCGTACGAGTATGGATGGGATTTCTACCATGGGCCGTTATGCGCAGGGCGTTAAGCTGATTAATATCCGTGAGGATGATGCAGTAGCTACCCTTTGCAGAGCCGATAAGAATGAGGAAGACGAATTGTCCGAGCTCGAGGACGGCGAAGAGGGCCAGGTTACAGCAATAGATGAAACTGCTGAAACTACTGAAGCCGCTGAGCCTGAAATGGACGCTGGCAATGACGAGGATATTCTCGAATAG
- a CDS encoding HD-GYP domain-containing protein, whose translation MPNISVAEVKPGSKVIKDVVTPLGGVLFPKGKIILPRDVEILQAFLIQQVEIEGNQGEAVPAENVKAAAKTLPVKAGTLINESVLAKSNSSLHDEYEKMLILIKQSYRSVAAASIPIFELRSQLEALIGNLKDYHVLKFAPRILHDEDYNYHNAVLSALTCYKIAQWCGYPQKDWMQAAFAGLLHDIGNVKVDGALLHKPTPLNGAELEEVRRHTTYGYQLLRNVTAINEGVRLAALQHHEKIDGTGYPLHLEGSQIHVYAKIVAVADIFHAMTLEKAYRKAQSPYLVLEQLQTESFGKLDPVIVQTFIQKTTDLYNGTRIRLSDGRHGEIIFTDRSNPTRPMVQVEGKIVNLMMERELYIQEIIA comes from the coding sequence ATGCCAAATATATCCGTAGCAGAAGTTAAACCAGGTTCAAAAGTTATTAAAGATGTAGTTACCCCTTTAGGAGGAGTATTATTTCCCAAGGGAAAAATAATACTGCCACGCGACGTTGAGATTCTGCAGGCTTTTTTAATTCAACAGGTGGAGATTGAAGGCAACCAGGGAGAGGCTGTACCTGCTGAAAATGTTAAAGCAGCCGCGAAGACGTTGCCAGTCAAGGCAGGAACACTCATTAATGAGTCAGTGCTGGCCAAAAGCAATTCCTCTTTACATGATGAATATGAGAAGATGCTGATTTTGATTAAGCAGAGCTACCGTTCTGTTGCTGCTGCCTCGATACCCATTTTTGAATTACGCAGTCAGTTGGAAGCATTGATCGGCAATTTAAAAGATTATCATGTCTTGAAGTTTGCTCCACGGATTCTGCATGATGAAGATTATAACTATCACAATGCAGTGCTGTCGGCATTAACCTGTTATAAAATCGCCCAGTGGTGCGGATATCCGCAGAAAGATTGGATGCAGGCTGCATTTGCCGGTTTGCTGCATGATATCGGTAACGTTAAAGTAGATGGGGCACTGCTGCACAAGCCGACCCCGCTGAATGGAGCGGAATTAGAAGAAGTCCGCAGACATACCACTTATGGATACCAGCTGCTGAGAAATGTTACAGCTATTAACGAAGGGGTTAGACTTGCGGCACTTCAGCATCACGAAAAAATAGACGGTACTGGTTATCCGCTCCATCTGGAGGGCAGCCAGATTCATGTCTACGCCAAGATCGTTGCTGTGGCTGATATCTTTCACGCCATGACCCTGGAGAAGGCTTACAGAAAGGCTCAGTCGCCTTATCTGGTATTGGAGCAGCTACAGACCGAAAGCTTCGGTAAGCTGGATCCGGTTATCGTTCAAACCTTTATTCAGAAAACAACAGATCTCTATAATGGCACAAGAATACGATTAAGCGACGGGCGTCATGGAGAGATTATCTTTACAGACCGCAGCAATCCTACCCGCCCTATGGTGCAGGTGGAGGGAAAAATCGTCAACCTGATGATGGAACGTGAGCTATACATTCAGGAGATCATTGCCTAA